A genomic segment from Thermostichus lividus PCC 6715 encodes:
- a CDS encoding DUF427 domain-containing protein produces the protein MATATWNNVILAQSDRYEVVEGNIYFPPDALHQEYFQPSDTHTVCGWKGTASYYHVVVNGKTNRDAAWYYPDPKPAAANIKGYVAFWRGVQVTR, from the coding sequence ATGGCCACAGCCACGTGGAATAACGTCATTCTTGCCCAGAGCGATCGCTACGAAGTGGTGGAAGGCAACATCTATTTTCCGCCGGACGCTTTGCATCAGGAGTATTTCCAGCCCAGTGATACCCATACGGTGTGCGGCTGGAAAGGAACCGCCAGCTACTACCATGTTGTAGTAAACGGCAAGACCAATCGGGATGCGGCGTGGTATTACCCCGATCCCAAGCCAGCGGCGGCCAATATTAAGGGGTATGTGGCGTTTTGGCGGGGAGTGCAAGTCACCCGCTAG
- the secG gene encoding preprotein translocase subunit SecG — translation MIETIATGIWAFSALGLIVLVLLHSPKGDGLGGIGGQAQLFTSTKSAETTLNRATWTLTVLFMALTVALSAGWLRSP, via the coding sequence ATGATTGAAACGATCGCCACGGGAATTTGGGCATTTTCGGCGCTTGGCTTAATTGTACTAGTGCTACTCCATAGTCCTAAGGGGGATGGCTTGGGAGGGATTGGTGGTCAGGCGCAGTTATTTACCAGCACCAAAAGCGCTGAGACAACGCTTAATCGTGCCACTTGGACTTTAACGGTACTGTTTATGGCGCTGACGGTTGCCCTGAGTGCAGGGTGGCTGCGGTCACCATAG